In Flavivirga abyssicola, the following are encoded in one genomic region:
- a CDS encoding ATP-dependent Clp protease adaptor ClpS, which produces MSTREKTSEELLLEEEVLTQNEIVLFNDDVNTFDHVIETLIYACDHTAEQAEQCSLIVHYKGKCTVKTGVYDDLKPRCSMLLEAGLSAEIV; this is translated from the coding sequence ATGAGTACCAGAGAAAAAACATCAGAAGAATTACTACTTGAGGAAGAAGTATTAACTCAAAACGAAATTGTTTTGTTTAATGACGATGTTAATACATTCGATCATGTTATAGAAACACTTATTTATGCATGCGATCATACTGCAGAACAAGCAGAACAATGCTCGCTTATAGTACATTATAAAGGAAAGTGTACAGTTAAAACAGGCGTATACGACGATTTAAAACCACGATGCTCAATGCTACTTGAAGCAGGATTAAGCGCTGAAATAGTCTAA